The genome window aaaaagctaagtttgggggtttTTTGATGAGTCGAtgttatactatatattttaccctattcttagttatagtttattggttattttggtataattttgatactttggattatatttttaatgtaggacattcgaattcctctggagcaaaaattgatcaaacggatgaattttggagtgattctaaTTGGAGGATATTCGGGAGTCTTTCAAGACGATTGtatcaaaattccagattttttaCCAAGCCGTTTGACTGTGGCAATGAAAAGAAGGCCCAGTGCGCAGCTTTTCCAGATTGATATTTCTGgatgttttgggtattttggaggtcaagatggcatattttgaggaagatttcttctgaggatttgtaggggaTGTTTCCATCTTTCaaaagagaccttttgggactaaatcggagttgatttggtcgGTCAAAAGATTGATTTTCTGAAAAGTCCGAATTTTAATTCAAATAAGaatccttttattttctattttattattttattatgtttcctagttttattctaagactttttagggttttatttttgtagtagtataaataaagaTATTTAGCTATTAGGGTTAAAAAGGAGGGAGGCGGACGCATAAAATTTAGGCATTCACTACTTAGAGAGCTCTTgacgattcaagtttatttttaagatgttttttttatctacgtttttaataatattttgttttatggttgttAGTAACTAGTTTCATTTGCTAAGACGAGGCCACGAGCTTTAGTaaaaatatgtagtttcttttcaatttacttaagatattatgcatgcatgttttgaattattaatcaccggtttaaactatctaattgtcttgataattggccaccattagggtatttagaaaagtaatttgatgcaattttggtggaGGGTTGTCCTTGAAATTAGCGCTGGTTTTTTATGGTTAATATATGTAACTTCTTAGGATGTACGACACATTTAAAGGGTTATAAGGTTTTTCAAAAggatttcacaaaacttaatgagtcttgcatgttcacattcaaTGATGCCATGGATGAGttgtatgttagatatacgttttatATTAGAGGTTCAAAGTAGGACATACTTtaagaaaacctaaccttcaaaatatgcatagGTAATtcgtaattggaagaactacgtaggattgttaaggtgacgacGGGATCCTagtgctcaaatttattttcaaaactattttcttttgttttgtttactttgccaatttatttaattgtgtttaattaaattcgtttttaatattttaggcaATAAAATCGACCACttcaaaactttgttttcaaataattaattaatatttgatctttacataaattattcattcaatccctatgGCAAACGACCTTACTTGAACTACTATACTACGACAACGAGAGTCTTTCTTCCTAGATGAGCTTCTTCTCTCCTCTTGTCTGAGGTTTTCCTTCTTGATTTTCTGTTCAGCTGCCGACCCTGCTATGTCCAAGGTCGGTGGCAATCGTTTCCTATCTTCTACAGTTTTTTCCCTCGTTCCTTTCTGTTACTGCTTTCCCCCTGTTATCCATCCCGATTAGTGTGACCTATGCACCCTTATTACCATCATTCCTACTCAATTATGTCCTCAGATCCATCCCTTCATCTTCATGTCCCCCAGTCATCCTCTACAACTCCGGTCAACCCCACAAATCCGATCTCCTCTATCTTCGGCTTGGCTCTGCCTTTCATCAATTTATTCTCATATTCGATTTGCAGTCACTTTTAACCGCGTTCTGTCGCGGTCCATTGAGAAGGTGTGTAGAGTTCCGGTATGCATATTAGCTCGGGTGTCCACACCACCTCATTCTCTCAGTCTGCCTTTATTGGCAGTGTCCCTTGTGGGATCCACCATTGATGCTGCACTGGCTGCTTACCACGTCTACTGGTTACACATGTTCTGCTTGCCGCAGAATACGATTTCTAGACCACCACAAAGACAATATGAGCCTCATGAAGGAGGGCAAACTACCCCTTGGACATGTCAATCGCCATTCGGAATAGCCTTTCTTTAATGCTACGAGATCGCAACAAACTTATCTGAAAAGACAAGGGACTAACAAACGACATAGACCTTTTTATGTAGAGAACAAACGACATGGAACTTTTTATGTAGAGAACAAACGACATGGAAATTTTTAAGTAGAGCCTCGATGGGCTTGCACATACCCTGTTTTCCCTCAGCCTGTTTGCCTGCTTGAAATTTCATTTCCAAATATTACTTtgcttccctcttttttttttttttttttttttgttccgtCAAATAATTTATTATAATGTTTGTTTCTTGCATTTCTGGATTTGACAGCTTGgctacatgattttttttttcttcgcaTACGACTTTcttgttcttcaatttttttggcGTTAGCTTGCTCAAATGGTTTGCGTGGAACATTGTAGTTTATTTTACTATGTTTTCGGTTTGGTAGGTCGCTTAAACTCTACTTGAACCAGTGAAACCTGCTCGGTGATGTGAGCTCGAATTACCTATAAATTGAGGAGAAGAGGAGAAATCTTGAATTACACAATCGCTCAGAGAAGAAGAACACGATTGCAAGCAAGAAACAGAAATTCTTGATCAAACTTGAAGAGCGGAAGTAGAAGAAGGATCGAGAAGAATCGTGCAAGCAGTTATGGTGATGGATACCATGTTAATGTAcacagaaattgaagaaatagagagaatcaagaactagagagagaaagatatagagagagaaaggagactGAATATTCTTTGTTTTGATTACTTAATGATCAAGTCATTACATTGAAGCTTATATAGCACAGCTAACAAAGACAATATGAGCATCATGAAGGAGAGCAAACTACTAAACTCACAATCTAATGACAAAGTGTCACAATCTTACACTATTTAATATATCCTAACACAACCTACTCCTTGGACATGTCAATCGCCATTTGGAATAGCCTTTCTTTAAGGCTACGAGATCGCAACAAACTTTTCTGAAAAGAGAAGGGACTACCAAACTACATGGAACTTTTTATGAAGAGCCTCCATGGGCATGTACATGCCCTGTTTTTCCTCAGTCTGTTTACTTGCTTGAAATTTCATATGAAAAAATTGCTTTGcttacctcttttttttttttttttttcttcaaataattTGTTAAGATGTTTGTTTCTTGCATTCTGGATTTGACGGCTTGGCTACATGGACCCTTTTTCTTCCTTGGGCATGTGATTTGCTTGTTATTTTACTATGTTTTCGGTTTGGTAGGTCGCTTAATGTGGAAATTTTCAAGTCGACGAGCCGAGGGCCCACTCTAACAACACTGATACtatccccacttaaccacctgcacaatcctcaggtgtgggattttatcacaaaagacatcgatattagttagagtggagtaattctatttaaagtacTATTTCTCCTTCCCTctgtccgatgtgggacaattGGTTTCAACACTCCCCCACACGTGAGACCCCATTTATGGATCACACGTGAAATTTcacacatcggcaaccacgtggagccatgtTGGGACTCACCCAATCGTGTGGGGTCATTGGGGACCCACCCAAACACGTGGCATCTTTGGCCTACGTGGACAATCACGTGGGGCCAATGGAgacccacccaatcacgtgGCAATACGAGCCCGTcccttggctctgataccatgtggaaATTTTTAGGTCGACG of Malus sylvestris chromosome 6, drMalSylv7.2, whole genome shotgun sequence contains these proteins:
- the LOC126627108 gene encoding uncharacterized protein LOC126627108 isoform X2; the protein is MFSMVPISTCGSCEEAQRFKLFQQVTGSSPARSTTFGILFFSAFFDALVSQVRSQDIRIPLEQKLIKRMNFGVILIGGYSGVFQDDCIKIPDFLPSRLTVAMKRRPSAQLFQIDISGCFGYFGGQDGIF
- the LOC126627108 gene encoding uncharacterized protein LOC126627108 isoform X1, which encodes MCGYKFLMRTKTWFICESARVPISTCGSCEEAQRFKLFQQVTGSSPARSTTFGILFFSAFFDALVSQVRSQDIRIPLEQKLIKRMNFGVILIGGYSGVFQDDCIKIPDFLPSRLTVAMKRRPSAQLFQIDISGCFGYFGGQDGIF